In one Paenibacillus sp. JQZ6Y-1 genomic region, the following are encoded:
- a CDS encoding D-2-hydroxyacid dehydrogenase family protein, producing the protein MTLHCAILDDYQNVAFSLADWSVLDEQVEVRNYTHYFQSEDELVQAVEDCEILVIMRERTKFPAEVLKRLPSLKLLVTTGMRNASVDVQAAQKLGITVCGTGGKGAAPTELTWALILGITRHLVEENHAFRQGGAWQSTIGIGLQGKMLGLIGLGKIGKGMAAIAQAMGMSVLSWSPNLTAERAQEAGVTLANSLHELLRQSDIVSVHMVLSEKTQHLIGKPELEQMKSTAYLINTSRAGLVDQQAMIEALQQQTIAGAGLDVFDEEPLPLDHVLRTLPNVLATPHIGYVSDDNYKAFYGDALEDIVQFLQGSPIRELK; encoded by the coding sequence ATGACACTTCATTGCGCTATTTTAGATGACTATCAAAATGTTGCTTTTTCGCTCGCAGATTGGTCGGTGCTGGATGAGCAGGTGGAAGTCCGAAACTACACACATTATTTTCAATCAGAGGATGAACTGGTTCAAGCGGTAGAGGATTGCGAGATTCTGGTCATCATGCGTGAACGAACCAAATTTCCAGCAGAAGTATTAAAGCGTCTACCTTCTCTCAAGCTTCTAGTGACAACAGGGATGCGCAATGCGTCTGTTGATGTGCAGGCAGCACAAAAGCTAGGCATAACCGTTTGCGGCACAGGTGGCAAAGGGGCAGCACCAACCGAGTTAACATGGGCGCTCATTCTCGGCATTACCCGCCATCTGGTAGAGGAAAATCACGCATTCCGTCAGGGTGGTGCATGGCAGAGTACCATCGGCATCGGTCTTCAAGGCAAAATGCTTGGTCTGATCGGACTGGGCAAAATCGGTAAAGGGATGGCTGCCATTGCACAAGCGATGGGCATGTCTGTACTGTCATGGAGTCCCAACCTGACTGCTGAGCGTGCTCAAGAGGCTGGCGTAACACTCGCCAATTCGCTGCATGAATTGCTACGCCAAAGTGATATTGTGTCTGTTCATATGGTGCTGAGTGAGAAGACTCAACATCTCATCGGCAAACCAGAGCTGGAACAGATGAAGTCAACCGCTTATCTGATCAATACCTCACGTGCAGGGCTGGTTGACCAGCAAGCGATGATCGAAGCATTGCAGCAGCAAACCATTGCTGGCGCGGGATTGGATGTGTTTGACGAGGAACCTTTGCCGCTGGATCATGTGCTTCGTACATTGCCCAATGTATTGGCAACACCGCATATCGGTTATGTATCGGATGATAATTACAAGGCATTTTATGGGGATGCGCTAGAGGATATTGTCCAGTTTCTACAAGGATCGCCAATCCGTGAACTGAAGTGA